In the Oncorhynchus nerka isolate Pitt River linkage group LG6, Oner_Uvic_2.0, whole genome shotgun sequence genome, ccacTCAGCATCTCACCTGACTGTTGACCCATAcaaccctcccccatctgcccccagcctctcacctgtctgttgacccatacaacccctcccccatcttccccccagcctctcacctgtctgttgatccatacaacccatccccctccccatataccccCAGCCTGTCACCTCTCTGTTGACCCATACAACCCCTCCCCCATCTTccccccagcctctcacctgtctgttgacccatacaacccctcccccatctgcccccagcctctcacctgtttGTTGATCCATACAACCGATCCCCCTCCCCCATATACCCCCAGCCTGTCACCTCTCTGTTGACCCATACAACCCCTCCCCCATCTtcccccagcctctcacctgtctgttgatccatacaacccatccccctcccccatctacccccagcctctcacctctctgttgacccatacaacccctcccccatatacccccagcctctcacctgtctgttgacccatacaacccctcccccatatacccccagcctctcacctgtctgttgacccatacaaccccatcccccctccccatctgcccccagcctctcacctgtctgttgacccatacaacccctcccccatccccctccccagcctctcacctgtctgttgatccatacaacccctccccctcccccatatacccccagcctctcacctgtctgttgacccaTACAACCCCTCCCCCCATCTTccccccagcctctcacctgtctgttgatccatacaacccatccccctcccccatatatacccccagcctctcacctctctgttgacccatacaaccccatcccctcccccatctacccccccagcctctcacctgtctgttgacccaTACAACCCCCCATCTACCCCCCAGcttctcacctgtctgttgacccaTACAACCCCCCCAATTActcccccagcctctcacctgtctgtccaTATGCAGTTTATAgcccctcactccatctctcccactgCATCCTTACCTCTTCCACTGTCaccacccctcccccaccacctcccacctgtctctcctGCCTTCCCCagtcctcaccacaccacaccccacctcCTCAGCCTCCCTGCCTACCTGATCCACGGCCTCCTGCAGTCCTCTAAGCAGCTCCTTGGAGGAACTTTCATCACCTCCCCTCAAGAGGAACATTAAACCCTTTAGTGTGTCTAAATACCCGAGAGCAGCCATCAGTCAGAGAGGGAAATCGGAGAAAGCTCTAATCAACTTAACCTGGGCCTTACCTCAGTTtagaccagacctgggttcaaatagtatttgaaatcaTAAAAGTCTTTGAGCATTTACTTGTGGCtccctggagtgccagatgggcggAGTTTGCATGTTTCAGGTattattctattggttccattgcggCAGACAAGCTCAATTAAGCATAGATCAAGTATTTTAAAGGTTTCAAATACTGTTTGAACCCAGGTTTGTATGAACAAGATCTCAGTCTTCAGGCCTAGAGctgctctgtgtttctctccttaCTGTCATCATTAAGGGACTAGCGTACAGTTGCTTAACACCTGATACCCCACACAGACAGTTCATGGTCTTCTAGCTACTTCAGGTTTACAGTGAGTGACTATTCAGTTCACCTACTGTCTATTTagggacacaagtcattttcatgtcttgtttttgttgttttattcCGTAGAGAAaaaaacagctggtgcacaaataGAAATAGAGGGGTTAGTTCTCTATTTTGACACGCAGCTGTCTCCCAGGATTGAAAACACTAGATCAAAGTATGTTGGGTCTTGTTAGGCATTTTGTGTTCGGCTGATAGATCAGATAATGTAAACCAAACATAAAGATCTCACTAGGGATTAGACTAAAGATAATGTAAACCAAACATAAAGATCTCACTAGGGATTAGACTAAAGATAATGTAAACCAAACATAAAGATCTCACTAGGGATTAGACTAAAGATAATGTAAACCAAACATAAAGATCTCACTAGGGATTAGACTAAAGATAATGTAAACCAAACATAAAGATCTCACTAGGGATTAGACTAAAGATAATGTAAACCAAACATAAAGATCTCACTAGGGATTAGGTTAAAGATAATGTAAACCAAACATAAAGATCTCACTAGGGATTAGACTAAAGATAATGTAAACCAAACATAAAGATCTCACTAGGGATTAGACTAAAGATAATGTAAACCAAACATAAAGATCTCACTAGGGATTAGACTAAAGATAATGTAAACCAAACATAAAGATTTCACTAGGGATTAGACTAAAGATAATGTAAACCAAACATAAAGATCTCACTAGGGATTAGACTAAAGATAATGCAAACCAAACATAAAGATTGTACGTTTTGAATTTGTATCCGTTATTGAAAATCAATGTCTGCCTCTGTAGACAGGTCACATATATCTAGTTAATGATTTCCTTGAATGTCTCAGATTTCGTTCTCACTCACATTTAGATTAGAAATCTGTGTCCCAaatatcaccctattccctatatagtgcactacttttgaccagagccattccaaaagtagggcactatgttgGGAATAGGGTGATATTTGGCATATAAACAAAGTCACACAGTCTTGTCTTTGTTTGCTGTTGGATGTATTACTTTGGGTTAGCTTCTGCTGCTAACTTTAGTCTACAATTTGCTAAAGTAAATTAAATATTAAGCTCACGGCAAATGAAGAAATAAATGTTCCTTTCATTTGTTAtaaattttactaggcaagtcagttaagaacagaatgacagatttgtaccatgtcagctcgggggtttgaacttgcaaccttgcagttattagtccaatgctctaaccactaggccaccctaacATCAATGATTTTCTTTAATTCATCACTTCACTTTAAAGCTGATAAAATGTATATTGGATTGTATCAGACATTTAACCAGAGCATTTCATTTTAGAATATTGAAAGAGAGAGACTCCTTTGTGTGAAAATagtgaaaatgtattttaattgtatttaattTGAAGCATTTCATGCTTTTAAAAAGGTATACAAGAAACGTCAACAATTGATAATATAGAGTCCAGTCAGAACAAGCCTCTCTCTCGTTATAACTCTTCTCCTAAGAAATATCTCTCCGGAATGCGTAGAGGAATCTGATTCTCCTCATTTATCCCCCTCCTCTGCTGTTGTTCCCCTCTAGATCTCTTCCTCTGTTTCATGTATAAAACAACCGTGGCCAGAAACAGACAGAGCGAGGCCACCATCATGCCCAGGCCTAGCAGCAGGATCAACTGGGTGTGTCTGTCACAGACGGGCATCTCGGAGGGGGTTTCGGAGGGCGTCTGTGCCAGTCTGTATGGCAGGGATCTGGGCATGGTGTCCAGATGGCATGGTTCCAAGGTGTCGTTGACCAGCAGATTGACCCAGACGGTGGTGTGGAGGGGCGCTGGTTTCCCACCGTCAGTCACCACGATGAACAGGTGGTGCATCCCCAGGTCCTTACCCATGAGCCTCTGGGCTAAGGTCACGTTACCAGACCGAGCGTCCAACTGGAAGGGACTGCTGCTGTCACCGTGGTGATGGGATGATGGAGAGGTGCCCGGTGGTTCCCGCGCTGCAATGGTGTATGTGATCTCCGAGTTTAACCCTGAGTCCTTGTCGATGGCGTAGATCTTGGTTACCATGGTGCCCGTGGTGGTCCCCGTGGAGATGGTGAGACACGACAGGTTGCTGCTGGGAAGGATGACCTGGGGCTGGTTGTCGTTGACATCCTCGATGAACACTGTTACCCTGGCGACGGAGGTCAGAGGTGACGGGCGTCCGTTGTCGGTGGCGAGCAGATCTAACTCGTAGCGGTCCTGCTTCTCGCGGTCGACATCGGCCATGCAGCGCAGCGTCCCCTGGGCGTTGTCTATGACGAAGGGGCTGCCACTGCTGTTCACCACCCTCACCTCCACCTCCCCGTTAAGCCCTGCGTCTATGTCTGACACCCCCACCTTCCCCACCTGGGCCAGGGGAGGTATATTCTCAGGGATGAAGAACATGAAGTGAGGGGTGATGAAGACAGGAGCGTTATCATTCTGGTCCAGGACGGTGATCGTCACCATCACAGAGGACTCTAATGGAGGAAAGCCGTTATCTCTGGCTACAATTGTCAGTCTGTGAACATCCTGTTGTTCTCTGTCCAGGGGTACAGAAACTGTCAGCTGACCTGTGTTCTGGTCGATTCTATAAAGGTCTATTGCTGCCGCCGTGTGTGATGGTCGATCCAGTTTGTAAGTGACCTGCCCGTTCTGACCGCTGTCTGCATCCTGCGCCCTGACTTTCAGCAGAGACGCCCCAGGGGGGTTATTCTCCTCTATGTCTATCAGATAGTGACTCTGGAGAAACTGTGGAGCATTATCATTCACATCCACCACCCTCACCTGGATCTCTCTCCTGTGGAAGCCCTGAGCTGCAGGCTCTTCAACATCACCACGCATCACTACAGAAACATGATATTCACTCTTCACCTCGTAGTCTAAAGGCTTTGATGTCGACAGGAGGTATTTGCCATTCTGCCGGCTCAAAGAGAACGGCACCTCTCCTTCAATGGAGAGATACGATGAGCCTCTAACACTACTAGTATCCCCCGGTAGCTCTAGCAAAGCCAAGACAGTGGGGGGCTGGTTTTCCTGCAACACTATCGTCTGGTTTTGATGCTCTGCTATGAACCTGATCTTTATGCCATTCTCCTGGTATTGCGCGGGGAGCAGGGATACGGTTACCTGAGTGTCTGCAGGGGGGCAGTGGGGGCCGCTGGCTAACACTTTCaacaccacctcctctcccctgtcactAACACTGTCACTGTGGCGGTCTCTGAGGTCTCCTCTCAGGCTGATCAGGCCAGTGTGACTGTCCAGACTGAAGAGTTCCCTGGCCCGTTCTGAGACCTTGGGGCTGAGGGAGTAGGTAATGGCACCGTTGGGGCCCAGGTCTAGGTCTGTGGCTCTGACCCTGGCTACTACTGTGTCTCTGGGTGTGTCCTCTGTAATAACCACCTTCTGGGTGCTGCCCAGGGTAAACTCTGGGCAGTTGTCGTTCACGTCAGTCACTTTTATGAATAACGTTGCTGTGGCGCTTAGTGGGGTAAAGCCACAGTCTGTTGCCACTAGAGTCATCTCATGAAGATCCTGCTTCTCGCGGTCTAGTCCTTGTCGCACAACCAAAAAGAAAATGGCCAgttcatcttcttcttctactgtcaCACTGAAAAACCCACCGGCTCCACCTAGGTGGTACTGCAGCTGTCCGTTACGTcccatgtctctgtcctctgcctGGTCGTCCAATAAGAAACTGGTCCCTACAGCCACATCCTCAGAGACACTCAGATGGATCTCAGTGTTGTCAAAGTGAGGAGCGTGGTCATTGATGTCCTCTACTACTACCATGAACTTCACCAGCTCTGCCTCAGGGCCCACGATGGCGTCGTGTGGGACGATACACTCCTCAGCCTGGAGTTGGTCAGGACACAGGGCCTCTCGGTCCATCCTGCAATAGATAGATGGATAAATTACTGTtacaacatacactatatatacaaaagtacgtggacaccccttcaaattagtggaatcggctatttcagccacacccgttgatgATAGGTGTGTAAAATCGAAcagacagccatgcaatctccatggacaaacattggcagtataatGGCCCGTActtaagagctcagtgactttaacGTGGCACCataataggatgccacctttccaacaagtcagttagtcaaatttctgcccagctagagctgcccggacaactgtaagtactgttatCGCGgctgtggtaggccacacaagctcacagaacgggaccaccgagtgctgaagcgtgtagggTGTAAAAATCGtccgtcctcggttgcaacactcactaccgagttctaaactgcctctggaagcaacgtcagcacaataacgaTTATtcgggagcttcataaaatggttttccatggccgagcagctgcacacaagcctaagatcaccatgcgcaatgccaaagctcaccaccattggactctggagcagtggaaacgagttctctggagtgatgaatctcgcttcaccatctggcagtccgatggatgaatctgggtttggcgaatgccaggagaacgctacccgccccaatgcatagtgccaactgtaaagtttggtggaggaggaataatggtctggggctgttcttCATGGTtttggctaggccccttagtgaAGGGAATTCTTAACGCTagggcatacaatgacattctagatgattatgtgcttccatctttgtggcaacagtttggagaaggcccttacctgtttcagcatgacaatgcccctgtgcacaaagcgaggtccatacagaaattatttgtcgagattggtgtggaagaacttgactgtcctgcacagagtccttacctcaaccccatcgaaaacctttgggattaattagtatgccgactgcgagccagacctaatcgcccaacatcagtacccgacTTTACTAATGCCCTTGTGGctgaaatgttccaacatctaatagGAACGCCTTCCcaaaggagtggaggctgttatatcagcaaaggggggaccaactccatattaatgcccatgactttggaatgagatgttcgacgagcaggtgtccacatacttctggtcaCATAGTGTAgataattactttgctactagtCAAGAGGAAGTGTCTTTATCAGCAGCCGCTATACATTACAAACATACAGCAATAACAAATGTCAAATAAGTGCAGAAATCCATCCAGTTATGTAAAGAAACAGTCAGAAGGCCTGTAGGCTACCACATCTAGAATGAGTTTCCATAAATAACCACCTGTTGTCGGTGGTGTAGACATCCCCTGTCCCCTGGTCCACCCTGAGGTAAAACTGGGTCAGGAGCTGGTAAAGGGGGGGGAACGTGGACCCGATGGACCCGACCCGGACCCCAGCCTCCTGCTCCTCTGGAACCGAGAGCCGAACAGAACCGTAGCACAGGATCTGCCTGAGATGGACCGTGACTAGCACGTTCTAAAGGAGAACATAGAAATGAAAACGTAGGACTTGGAACACTAGAAGACATTGGTGTGAAGTAAACCACTGATATGTACCACGTTCTAAAGGAGAACCTGAATAGGGAATTTAAACACTGGAGAGAAATTGTTGTGTGGAGAAAAAACATTCATCTGAGGAAATTATAATCCTTGGAATTTCCCCCTGAAGTAGGCTAGGATGAAAAAATCTCCCTTCGTTTAATGATCTATTATCAACAGTGACATTTCTACATCAGTGGCTCCTTTAAAACAAGGGACTGTTCCtgagtcctaaatggcaccctatttcgtATTTAGTGcagtacttctgaccaggacccagtgaactacttctgaccaggacccagtgcagtacttctgaccaggacccagtgcagtacttctgaccaggacccagtgaactacttctgaccaggacccagtgaactacttctgaccaggacccagtgaactacttctgaccagggcccagtgCAGTACTTCTGTGCACTATTTGGGGAATTAGGGTGGCATTGGGGACAAATCCTGTGTGTGCAGCAGTATTGTAATATAATCTGATGCatctcaccccccaccccccctcccccatccacTTACTATTCAAACCTACTGCACCATGACTAATGACAAAACATGCTTGTGGAA is a window encoding:
- the pcdh20 gene encoding protocadherin-20 is translated as MNWAVLLQNVLVTVHLRQILCYGSVRLSVPEEQEAGVRVGSIGSTFPPLYQLLTQFYLRVDQGTGDVYTTDNRMDREALCPDQLQAEECIVPHDAIVGPEAELVKFMVVVEDINDHAPHFDNTEIHLSVSEDVAVGTSFLLDDQAEDRDMGRNGQLQYHLGGAGGFFSVTVEEEDELAIFFLVVRQGLDREKQDLHEMTLVATDCGFTPLSATATLFIKVTDVNDNCPEFTLGSTQKVVITEDTPRDTVVARVRATDLDLGPNGAITYSLSPKVSERARELFSLDSHTGLISLRGDLRDRHSDSVSDRGEEVVLKVLASGPHCPPADTQVTVSLLPAQYQENGIKIRFIAEHQNQTIVLQENQPPTVLALLELPGDTSSVRGSSYLSIEGEVPFSLSRQNGKYLLSTSKPLDYEVKSEYHVSVVMRGDVEEPAAQGFHRREIQVRVVDVNDNAPQFLQSHYLIDIEENNPPGASLLKVRAQDADSGQNGQVTYKLDRPSHTAAAIDLYRIDQNTGQLTVSVPLDREQQDVHRLTIVARDNGFPPLESSVMVTITVLDQNDNAPVFITPHFMFFIPENIPPLAQVGKVGVSDIDAGLNGEVEVRVVNSSGSPFVIDNAQGTLRCMADVDREKQDRYELDLLATDNGRPSPLTSVARVTVFIEDVNDNQPQVILPSSNLSCLTISTGTTTGTMVTKIYAIDKDSGLNSEITYTIAAREPPGTSPSSHHHGDSSSPFQLDARSGNVTLAQRLMGKDLGMHHLFIVVTDGGKPAPLHTTVWVNLLVNDTLEPCHLDTMPRSLPYRLAQTPSETPSEMPVCDRHTQLILLLGLGMMVASLCLFLATVVLYMKQRKRSRGEQQQRRGINEENQIPLRIPERYFLGEEL